From the genome of Segatella hominis, one region includes:
- the infC gene encoding translation initiation factor IF-3: MKNDKIKNQYRVNEQIRVREVRVVSDGGAEVMPTRKALDLARQEGVDLVEISPNAQPPVCRIVDYSKFLYQQKKHAKEMKQKQVKVETKEIRFGPQTDEHDYQFKLKHAMEFLNEGNKVRAYVFFRGRSILFKEQGEVLLLRFANDLEEYGKVEQMPKLEGKKMFLYMSPKKAGVAKKSQQKLDREKREAEAKAAEQAERAANAEKNSLLANAKGGDALKQLAADSED, encoded by the coding sequence ATGAAAAATGACAAAATAAAAAATCAGTACCGCGTAAACGAACAAATACGCGTACGTGAAGTGAGAGTGGTAAGTGATGGCGGAGCAGAAGTGATGCCAACACGTAAGGCTTTGGACTTGGCTCGCCAGGAAGGTGTTGATCTCGTGGAGATTTCTCCTAATGCACAACCTCCTGTTTGTCGAATAGTTGACTATTCTAAATTCCTTTATCAGCAGAAGAAGCATGCTAAGGAGATGAAGCAGAAGCAGGTAAAGGTGGAGACCAAGGAGATCAGATTCGGACCTCAGACTGATGAGCACGATTATCAGTTTAAGCTCAAGCACGCTATGGAGTTCCTGAATGAAGGTAACAAGGTACGTGCATACGTATTCTTCCGCGGTCGCAGTATCCTCTTCAAGGAGCAGGGTGAAGTTCTTCTTCTCCGTTTTGCTAACGACCTCGAGGAGTATGGTAAGGTGGAGCAGATGCCTAAATTGGAAGGTAAGAAGATGTTCCTCTATATGAGCCCTAAGAAAGCTGGTGTGGCTAAGAAGAGTCAGCAGAAACTGGATCGTGAAAAGCGTGAGGCTGAAGCTAAGGCTGCAGAACAGGCTGAAAGAGCTGCCAATGCAGAAAAAAACAGTTTGCTGGCTAACGCTAAGGGCGGTGATGCCTTGAAGCAACTTGCAGCAGACAGCGAGGATTAA
- the rpmI gene encoding 50S ribosomal protein L35: MPKVKTNSGAKKRFRFTGTGKIKRHHAYHSHILTKKTKKQKRNLLGETLVDRSNLKQVRDLLCLR, encoded by the coding sequence ATGCCAAAAGTAAAGACTAATTCCGGCGCAAAGAAGAGATTCCGTTTCACCGGTACAGGTAAGATCAAGCGTCATCACGCTTATCACAGTCACATCTTGACTAAGAAGACAAAGAAGCAGAAGAGAAATCTCCTTGGTGAGACTCTCGTAGATCGTTCTAACCTCAAGCAGGTTCGCGACTTGCTCTGCCTCCGTTAA
- the rplT gene encoding 50S ribosomal protein L20, producing the protein MPRSVNHVASKAKRTKILKLTKGYYGARKNVWTVAKNTWEKGLTYAYRDRRNKKRNFRALWIQRINAAARLENMSYSQLMGALHKAGIEINRKVLADLAVNNPEAFKAIVDKVK; encoded by the coding sequence ATGCCAAGATCAGTAAATCACGTTGCATCAAAAGCAAAAAGAACAAAAATCTTGAAGCTCACTAAGGGTTACTATGGAGCTCGCAAGAATGTATGGACAGTAGCTAAGAACACTTGGGAGAAGGGTCTTACTTACGCTTATCGTGACCGTCGTAACAAGAAGCGCAATTTCCGCGCATTGTGGATTCAGCGTATCAATGCTGCTGCTCGTTTGGAGAACATGAGCTATAGCCAGTTGATGGGTGCGCTTCACAAGGCAGGTATCGAGATCAACCGTAAGGTGCTCGCTGACCTCGCTGTTAACAACCCTGAGGCTTTCAAGGCTATTGTTGACAAGGTTAAGTAA
- a CDS encoding phosphatidylinositol-4-phosphate 5-kinase, with the protein MKYKINLISFLLISLPLCSFAQKISLGSCVTRDGGQYKGEMVGNKPNGKGTTVFKNGDTYEGSYVKGKRNGYGIYTFADGEKYEGQWMEDQQHGRGTYYFQNNNKYVGLWFRDYQHGHGIMYYYNKDKYDGDWYMDKRQGRGTYTYSNGAYYKGQWKNDMKNGLGFFDWGDGTTYDGNWVDNQRSGKGTNKYADGDVYIGDWKDDIQDGKGIYKFKNGDVYEGDYVQGERTGEGIFKSVNGAKYTGQFRDGLRNGQGTFIWKNGDIYVGSWKDDLQDGRGKLTKKSGDIFEGEFRKGQVNGEVIIHYANGNRFKGVYRNGKREGACIEETKEGKRFEGTYRNDRREGKFVEKDRNGQVTARGTYENGKRFED; encoded by the coding sequence ATGAAATACAAGATAAACTTAATCTCATTTTTACTGATATCATTGCCTTTGTGCTCCTTTGCCCAGAAAATTTCACTGGGTTCTTGCGTTACTCGTGACGGAGGACAATATAAAGGCGAAATGGTAGGAAATAAGCCGAATGGGAAAGGTACTACCGTCTTTAAAAATGGTGATACTTATGAAGGATCCTACGTGAAAGGTAAGAGAAACGGTTATGGTATCTATACTTTTGCTGACGGTGAAAAATATGAAGGTCAGTGGATGGAAGATCAGCAGCATGGACGTGGAACTTACTATTTCCAGAATAATAATAAATATGTTGGTTTATGGTTCCGTGATTACCAGCATGGACATGGCATCATGTATTATTACAATAAGGATAAATATGATGGTGACTGGTATATGGACAAGCGACAGGGACGTGGTACCTATACTTACTCCAATGGAGCATACTACAAAGGTCAGTGGAAGAACGACATGAAGAATGGACTGGGATTCTTTGACTGGGGTGATGGTACGACTTACGATGGAAACTGGGTGGATAACCAGCGCTCGGGAAAGGGTACCAACAAGTATGCCGATGGCGATGTATATATCGGAGACTGGAAAGATGATATTCAGGACGGTAAAGGTATATACAAGTTTAAGAACGGTGATGTATATGAAGGCGACTATGTGCAGGGTGAACGTACTGGTGAAGGTATCTTCAAGTCTGTGAATGGGGCGAAATATACCGGACAGTTCCGTGATGGTCTGCGAAACGGACAGGGTACTTTTATCTGGAAAAATGGGGATATCTACGTAGGTAGTTGGAAAGATGACCTGCAGGATGGTAGAGGTAAACTGACCAAGAAATCGGGTGATATCTTTGAAGGTGAATTCCGAAAAGGTCAGGTGAATGGAGAGGTGATTATCCACTACGCCAATGGCAACCGTTTCAAGGGTGTTTACAGAAATGGTAAACGTGAGGGTGCCTGCATCGAGGAAACCAAGGAAGGTAAACGATTTGAAGGCACTTACCGTAACGACCGCCGAGAAGGCAAGTTCGTAGAGAAAGATAGAAACGGACAGGTGACAGCTCGCGGAACTTACGAGAACGGTAAGCGCTTTGAAGATTGA
- a CDS encoding YhcH/YjgK/YiaL family protein, with the protein MIVDTLENLEKYVSLNPLFAEVVKFLKENDLNELEDGKHSIVGNDLFVNITTAHGKTVDEAVFETHKNMLDIQIPLDNEETYGYLPLAKLPEAEYNAEKDVTKYPGAVASAYVTCLPGEFAIFAPQDGHQPCIGTGDIHKAIFKIKA; encoded by the coding sequence ATGATAGTTGACACATTAGAAAATTTGGAGAAATATGTCTCTCTGAATCCTCTCTTTGCAGAGGTCGTTAAGTTCTTGAAAGAGAACGATTTGAACGAATTGGAAGACGGCAAGCATTCCATCGTGGGTAATGACTTGTTTGTAAATATAACAACAGCTCATGGAAAAACTGTGGATGAAGCTGTATTTGAAACTCACAAGAATATGCTTGATATCCAGATACCTCTTGACAACGAAGAGACTTATGGTTATCTTCCTTTGGCTAAATTGCCTGAGGCAGAATACAATGCAGAAAAAGACGTAACCAAATATCCTGGTGCTGTGGCTTCTGCTTATGTAACCTGTCTGCCTGGTGAATTTGCTATTTTCGCTCCTCAGGATGGGCATCAGCCATGCATCGGTACAGGCGATATCCACAAGGCTATCTTCAAAATCAAGGCATAA
- a CDS encoding alpha amylase C-terminal domain-containing protein — translation MATKKAESGKKTAAKKAVKTTATKKAVKTPAAPKHIGLVKNDSYLEPYEDAIKGRHDHALWKLNQLTKNGKQTLSDFANGYEYFGLHKTDRGWVFREWAPNATDIYLIGDFNDWKESPKYRAKRIQGTGNWELKLSEKALKHGDLFKMKVHWEGGEGERIPAWARRVVQDEKTKIFSAQVWNPEPYVWKKKTFKPKTTPLLIYECHIGMGQDAEKVGTYTEFKENVLPRIIKDGYNCIQIMAIQEHPYYGSFGYHVSSFFAASSRFGTPEELKDLIDTAHQKGIAVIMDIVHSHAVKNEVEGLGNLAGDPNQYFYPGDRHEHPAWDSLCFDYGKDEVIHFLLSNCKYWLNEFHFDGFRFDGVTSMLYYSHGLGEAFTCYADYFNGHEDDNAICYLTLANCLIHEVNKNAITIAEEVSGMPGLAAKFTDGGYGFDYRMAMNIPDFWIKTIKELPDEAWKPSSIFWEVKNRRKDEKTISYCESHDQALVGDKTIIFRLIDADMYWHFKKGDENDMAHRGIALHKMIRLVTASTINGGYLNFMGNEFGHPEWIDFPREGNGWSYKYARRQWNLVDNKDLCYHYLGDFDREMINVIKSEKNFNKTPVQEIWHNDGDQVLAFMRGDLLFVFNFSPTKSFTDYGFLVPTGSYSIVLDSDNVAFGGNGLNDDTMTHLTNYDALYVEEHKEWLKLYLPARSALVLKKN, via the coding sequence ATGGCAACAAAAAAAGCAGAAAGCGGCAAGAAAACTGCTGCTAAAAAGGCAGTGAAAACTACTGCAACTAAAAAAGCAGTGAAGACTCCTGCAGCTCCTAAACATATCGGTTTGGTGAAGAATGACTCCTATCTCGAACCTTATGAGGATGCAATTAAGGGAAGACATGATCATGCTCTGTGGAAATTGAATCAACTGACTAAGAATGGTAAGCAGACCTTGAGTGATTTCGCCAATGGCTACGAGTATTTCGGTCTGCATAAAACTGATCGTGGATGGGTGTTCCGTGAGTGGGCTCCTAATGCTACTGATATCTATCTGATTGGTGATTTCAATGACTGGAAAGAGTCGCCAAAGTATCGTGCTAAACGTATTCAGGGTACAGGAAACTGGGAACTCAAGCTCTCTGAGAAAGCGTTGAAGCATGGTGATCTTTTCAAGATGAAAGTTCACTGGGAAGGTGGAGAAGGTGAGCGCATTCCTGCTTGGGCAAGAAGAGTGGTACAGGATGAAAAGACCAAGATTTTCTCTGCACAGGTTTGGAATCCGGAACCATACGTATGGAAGAAGAAAACTTTCAAGCCAAAGACGACTCCGCTGTTGATCTACGAATGCCACATCGGTATGGGACAGGATGCTGAAAAAGTGGGTACCTATACAGAGTTTAAGGAGAATGTACTGCCACGTATCATCAAGGATGGTTACAACTGTATCCAGATCATGGCTATTCAGGAGCATCCATACTATGGCTCGTTCGGTTATCATGTAAGCAGTTTCTTTGCTGCCAGCAGCCGATTCGGTACTCCTGAGGAACTGAAGGATCTCATTGATACTGCTCATCAGAAGGGTATCGCTGTGATTATGGATATCGTTCATTCTCACGCTGTAAAGAATGAGGTGGAAGGTCTGGGTAACTTAGCTGGCGATCCTAACCAGTATTTCTATCCTGGTGACCGCCATGAGCATCCGGCCTGGGATAGTCTCTGCTTCGACTATGGCAAGGATGAAGTCATCCACTTCCTCCTGAGCAACTGCAAGTATTGGCTTAATGAGTTCCATTTTGATGGTTTCCGTTTCGACGGTGTTACATCCATGCTCTATTACAGTCATGGTCTAGGCGAGGCTTTCACCTGCTATGCTGATTACTTCAACGGACATGAGGATGACAATGCCATCTGCTATTTGACTCTTGCCAACTGCCTGATTCATGAGGTAAACAAGAATGCAATCACCATAGCAGAGGAAGTGAGTGGTATGCCAGGATTGGCAGCTAAGTTTACCGATGGCGGATATGGTTTCGACTATCGCATGGCAATGAATATTCCTGATTTCTGGATTAAGACCATCAAGGAATTGCCAGATGAGGCATGGAAGCCAAGCAGCATATTCTGGGAGGTAAAGAACCGCCGTAAGGATGAGAAGACTATCTCTTACTGTGAGAGTCATGACCAGGCACTTGTGGGTGACAAGACGATCATATTCCGACTGATAGATGCTGATATGTACTGGCATTTCAAGAAGGGAGATGAGAATGATATGGCACATCGCGGAATTGCTCTGCATAAAATGATCAGACTGGTGACGGCTTCTACTATCAATGGTGGATATCTGAATTTTATGGGTAATGAGTTCGGTCATCCAGAGTGGATTGACTTCCCAAGAGAAGGAAACGGATGGAGTTACAAGTATGCCCGTCGTCAGTGGAACCTTGTAGATAATAAGGATTTGTGTTATCATTATCTGGGTGACTTCGATCGTGAAATGATCAACGTTATCAAGAGTGAGAAGAATTTCAATAAGACTCCAGTTCAGGAAATCTGGCACAATGATGGTGATCAGGTACTTGCCTTCATGAGAGGCGACCTGCTGTTTGTTTTCAACTTCTCACCTACCAAATCATTTACCGATTATGGCTTCCTGGTACCTACTGGTTCTTACAGTATCGTACTGGACAGTGATAATGTGGCATTTGGAGGAAATGGTCTGAATGATGATACAATGACACATTTAACAAATTATGATGCGCTCTATGTAGAAGAGCATAAAGAGTGGTTAAAACTCTATTTACCAGCTCGTTCTGCGCTCGTATTAAAGAAAAACTGA
- a CDS encoding DUF6057 family protein, with protein MEKKRNSTTKMRLTCAIIFIVFTYLYLSCYQQDLLAVAQHALSGGMTQYNYVLFPILTTLVLFLLQCGVFAITRVKKRFHALTYFPSLLILAIITDIPTDIDTYHSLGSWCWLFPLLLILYSGIMWVIRQLEAYEPDIQKGLWLSKCTWINVLSLDVMILLVILIGNGNDVFHYRMRMESLMCEGKYQEALEVGAQSAHTDSSLTMLRIACLHKTGAMGEKLFTYPLVGGSKAMIPDSVTTKSMMWTTPKWMRKKVRGKFYYVKPLDYQLNAFLLDKKIDQFVHLVQSKYNIENDSLPKHYKEALMLYTHRRLHPKVVYRNAVMEADFQDFQTLERKYPNAMERNAALRDTYGNTYWYYYLYGKE; from the coding sequence ATGGAAAAGAAAAGAAATAGTACCACCAAGATGCGTCTGACGTGTGCTATCATCTTTATAGTATTTACATATCTCTATTTGAGCTGCTACCAACAGGATCTGTTGGCAGTAGCTCAACATGCTTTATCGGGTGGAATGACTCAGTACAACTATGTACTGTTTCCTATCCTGACTACCCTTGTCCTGTTTCTTCTTCAATGCGGCGTTTTTGCCATCACGCGGGTGAAGAAACGATTTCATGCATTGACGTATTTTCCATCTTTGCTGATACTCGCTATCATCACGGATATTCCTACGGATATTGATACCTACCATTCATTGGGTAGCTGGTGCTGGCTTTTTCCGTTGCTCCTGATTCTTTATTCAGGAATAATGTGGGTAATCCGTCAACTGGAAGCATACGAACCAGATATTCAGAAAGGGCTCTGGCTGTCCAAATGTACTTGGATCAACGTGCTTTCTCTGGATGTGATGATTCTTCTGGTGATTCTTATCGGAAATGGTAATGATGTGTTCCACTATCGCATGCGGATGGAAAGTCTGATGTGTGAAGGAAAATATCAGGAAGCGCTGGAGGTGGGTGCGCAGTCTGCTCATACGGATTCTTCACTCACCATGCTCAGAATAGCCTGCCTTCATAAAACGGGAGCGATGGGGGAGAAACTTTTCACTTACCCTCTTGTAGGTGGCAGCAAGGCAATGATACCAGACAGCGTGACTACCAAATCGATGATGTGGACCACTCCGAAGTGGATGCGCAAGAAGGTAAGAGGAAAATTCTACTATGTGAAACCGCTGGACTATCAGTTGAATGCATTCCTGCTGGATAAGAAAATCGATCAGTTTGTACACCTTGTGCAAAGCAAATATAATATCGAGAATGATTCGCTCCCCAAGCATTATAAGGAGGCATTGATGCTATATACCCACAGAAGATTGCATCCGAAGGTAGTATATAGAAATGCAGTAATGGAAGCTGACTTCCAGGATTTCCAGACTTTGGAACGGAAATATCCTAATGCAATGGAACGTAATGCCGCCTTGCGTGATACCTATGGTAATACGTACTGGTATTATTATCTTTATGGTAAGGAATAA
- a CDS encoding tetratricopeptide repeat protein, which produces MNKLKLFLLMSISFFCMAGYAQKKEISAARDNVKAGNNLTQAQASMEKLLKDSVNRGNLKIWNILYDAVRKQYEQGNEKLYLKQAYDTAQLFNLTRQLFEVAQNMDSVEMVPDRKGRVRIEYRKQHADYLGKIRQNLYSGGLWFIRKTRFPEAYSLLDQYLHCASIPLFASYNYREKDKLIPTVAFWAVYCGYKMKNPQATLHHSYIALKDTTHYNYMLQYLAETYKLEKDKVRYVDCLKEGFKNSPSFPFFFPRLVEHYMEKNELDSAMNVVNQALLVDSLNTTYLLTKSSILLNQGKNEECFDICKSLIAKNDSLSEAHLNAGLSCFNRAIMLDKNSQKLRKKHDEINALYKQALPYLEKYRKLEPNEVGKWSLPLYTIYLNLNMGKEFDEIDKVMNNNRNKK; this is translated from the coding sequence ATGAATAAACTTAAGTTGTTTTTGCTCATGTCGATTTCTTTCTTCTGTATGGCAGGCTATGCTCAGAAGAAGGAGATTTCTGCTGCACGAGACAATGTTAAGGCTGGAAATAATTTAACTCAGGCTCAGGCATCTATGGAGAAGTTGCTCAAGGATTCTGTGAATCGCGGAAACCTGAAAATATGGAATATTCTCTATGATGCTGTGAGAAAACAATATGAGCAGGGGAATGAAAAGTTGTATCTGAAACAGGCGTATGATACAGCCCAACTGTTTAATCTGACAAGACAACTCTTTGAGGTGGCACAGAATATGGATTCTGTAGAAATGGTTCCTGACAGGAAAGGGAGAGTGCGTATCGAATATCGCAAGCAACATGCTGATTATCTGGGAAAAATCAGACAAAACCTCTACAGCGGTGGTCTCTGGTTTATCAGAAAAACCAGATTTCCCGAGGCATATAGTTTGTTGGATCAGTATTTGCATTGCGCCAGCATTCCTCTCTTCGCCTCTTACAATTACAGGGAGAAAGATAAGCTGATTCCGACTGTGGCTTTCTGGGCCGTATATTGCGGATACAAGATGAAGAATCCACAGGCTACTTTACATCATTCGTATATCGCTCTGAAGGATACTACTCATTATAATTATATGTTGCAATATCTGGCAGAGACATATAAACTCGAAAAGGATAAGGTAAGATATGTGGATTGTCTGAAAGAAGGATTCAAGAATTCACCTTCTTTTCCTTTCTTCTTTCCACGCCTGGTAGAACATTATATGGAAAAAAATGAACTGGATTCGGCAATGAATGTGGTGAACCAAGCTTTACTGGTGGATTCTTTGAATACCACTTATCTCCTGACCAAGAGTTCCATCTTGCTGAATCAGGGAAAGAATGAGGAATGTTTTGATATCTGTAAGTCTCTGATAGCGAAAAATGATTCCTTATCCGAAGCTCATCTCAATGCCGGTCTCTCATGTTTCAACCGCGCCATTATGCTGGATAAAAATTCGCAGAAATTGAGAAAGAAACATGATGAAATAAATGCGCTCTACAAACAGGCACTTCCATATCTGGAAAAATATAGAAAGCTCGAACCGAATGAAGTAGGGAAGTGGTCCCTCCCATTATATACGATTTATCTCAATCTGAATATGGGTAAAGAGTTTGATGAGATAGACAAAGTGATGAATAATAACAGAAATAAAAAGTAA
- a CDS encoding DEAD/DEAH box helicase → MLQDILNRLDIELNGMQEATMHAMLHSNKDVVVLSPTGSGKTLAYLLPLVQLIDPSVDAPQALVITPGRELALQSANVLGTMHTPVKAMACYGGRPTMDEHRLLRKVMPQVIFGTPGRLNDHIDKGNFEIENIKYLIIDEFDKCLEMGFQNEMSKLIESLPNLERHILLSATEAEQIPNFVHMNRAETIDYRIEEEQVSDRVCIYQVDSPQKDKLETLAQLLLSFGDESTIVFLNYRDSVERTSDFLREKGFSLSSFHGGLDQKAREDALYKFSNGSVNILVSTDLASRGIDIPDINNIVHYHIPECEDSYIHRVGRTARWESQGKAFFIIGPTEHIPDYVDAEIQTYEIPLTHSVPAKPRMATIYIGKGKKDKVSKGDIVGYLCKIGQLNSSEIGKIDVKDRYAYVAVSRTKLKQVLKLTAGQKIKGIRTVVEEVL, encoded by the coding sequence ATGTTACAAGATATATTGAATCGTTTGGATATAGAACTGAACGGCATGCAGGAAGCTACGATGCATGCAATGCTTCATAGCAATAAGGACGTTGTGGTTCTTTCGCCTACAGGTAGCGGTAAAACGCTGGCTTATCTTCTGCCACTGGTTCAGCTCATTGATCCATCGGTAGATGCACCACAGGCGCTTGTGATTACTCCTGGTCGTGAACTTGCATTGCAGTCGGCCAATGTACTGGGAACTATGCATACTCCTGTAAAGGCAATGGCTTGTTATGGTGGACGACCTACGATGGATGAACATCGTTTGCTCAGAAAGGTGATGCCTCAGGTTATCTTCGGTACTCCAGGACGTCTGAATGATCATATCGATAAGGGTAATTTCGAAATAGAGAATATCAAGTACCTCATCATCGATGAGTTTGATAAGTGTCTGGAAATGGGCTTTCAGAACGAAATGAGCAAACTGATAGAGAGTCTGCCAAATCTGGAACGCCATATACTGCTTTCTGCTACCGAGGCAGAGCAGATTCCTAATTTCGTTCACATGAATCGTGCAGAAACGATTGACTATCGCATTGAGGAGGAACAGGTTTCAGACCGTGTTTGCATCTATCAGGTGGATAGTCCACAGAAAGACAAGTTGGAGACACTCGCCCAGCTTCTGTTGAGTTTTGGTGATGAGAGTACCATTGTGTTCCTCAACTACCGTGACAGTGTGGAGCGTACCAGCGATTTCTTGCGTGAAAAAGGTTTCTCACTTTCCTCATTCCATGGTGGATTGGACCAGAAAGCGCGTGAAGATGCACTCTATAAGTTCAGCAATGGTAGTGTGAATATCTTAGTAAGTACTGATCTAGCATCAAGAGGTATTGATATTCCTGACATCAACAATATTGTGCATTATCATATCCCGGAATGTGAGGATAGTTATATTCACAGAGTAGGTCGTACGGCGCGCTGGGAATCTCAGGGTAAGGCTTTCTTTATCATCGGACCTACTGAACACATTCCAGATTATGTGGATGCAGAGATACAGACTTACGAAATCCCGCTGACTCATTCTGTACCAGCCAAACCACGTATGGCTACTATATATATAGGTAAAGGAAAGAAGGATAAGGTAAGCAAGGGTGACATCGTAGGTTATCTCTGCAAAATAGGCCAGCTCAATTCTTCCGAGATCGGCAAGATCGATGTGAAGGACAGATATGCCTATGTGGCCGTATCGCGTACTAAGTTGAAACAGGTGCTCAAACTGACTGCCGGACAAAAAATCAAAGGTATCAGAACAGTAGTGGAAGAGGTTTTATAA
- the serC gene encoding 3-phosphoserine/phosphohydroxythreonine transaminase, with protein sequence MKKYNFNAGPSMLPREVIENTAKQILDFNGSGLSLMEISHRAKDFQPVVDEAVSLFKELLDVPEGYSVIFLGGGASLQFMQIPANFLIKKAAYVNSGTWAKKAMKEAKHFGEVVEIASSSDANYTFYPQFEGLEPADADYLHITSNNTIYGTELRRDPDVKVPLIADMSSDIMSRPVDVSKYTAIYAGAQKNLSMAGVTVVVVKDELLGKAPRELPTMIDYRTHVDKGSMFNTPPVVPIYSLMENLRWLKANGGVEAADKRAHERADVLYAEIDRNKLFKGTVEEASRSLMNICFVMNDEYKELEKPFLDFAVERGMVGIKGHRSVGGFRASCYNAMTMEGVNALVKAMQDFEAQH encoded by the coding sequence ATGAAGAAGTACAATTTTAATGCAGGTCCTTCAATGCTTCCACGCGAAGTGATTGAAAACACAGCTAAGCAGATTTTGGATTTCAACGGTTCAGGTCTTTCATTGATGGAAATCAGCCATCGCGCTAAGGATTTCCAGCCAGTAGTTGATGAGGCAGTCTCCTTGTTCAAGGAGTTGCTTGATGTCCCTGAGGGTTACTCCGTTATCTTCCTTGGTGGTGGTGCGTCATTGCAGTTCATGCAGATTCCTGCCAACTTCCTCATCAAGAAGGCTGCCTATGTCAATTCTGGTACTTGGGCCAAGAAGGCGATGAAAGAGGCAAAGCATTTTGGTGAGGTCGTGGAGATCGCATCCTCGTCCGACGCCAACTATACTTTCTATCCTCAGTTTGAAGGTCTCGAGCCAGCTGATGCAGACTATCTGCACATCACTTCCAACAATACCATCTATGGTACTGAGTTACGTCGTGATCCAGATGTTAAGGTGCCTTTGATTGCTGATATGAGTTCTGATATCATGAGCCGTCCTGTGGACGTTTCTAAATATACAGCTATCTACGCTGGTGCACAGAAGAATCTCTCTATGGCTGGTGTAACTGTAGTAGTCGTGAAGGATGAACTCTTGGGCAAGGCTCCACGTGAGTTGCCTACAATGATTGATTATCGTACACATGTAGATAAGGGCAGTATGTTTAATACTCCTCCAGTAGTGCCTATCTATTCTCTGATGGAGAATCTCCGTTGGTTGAAGGCTAATGGTGGTGTAGAGGCTGCTGATAAGCGTGCTCACGAGCGTGCTGATGTACTCTATGCAGAGATTGATCGCAATAAACTCTTCAAGGGTACTGTAGAGGAGGCTTCACGTTCTCTGATGAACATCTGTTTCGTTATGAACGATGAATATAAGGAACTTGAGAAGCCATTCCTTGACTTTGCAGTTGAGCGTGGTATGGTAGGTATAAAGGGTCACCGCTCTGTAGGTGGCTTCCGTGCAAGTTGCTACAATGCTATGACTATGGAGGGCGTGAATGCTCTTGTAAAGGCTATGCAGGATTTCGAGGCACAGCACTAA
- a CDS encoding NAD(P)-dependent oxidoreductase yields the protein MKVLVATEKPFAAAAVEGIKKEIEGAGNELVLLEKYTEKTQLLDAVKDVDAMIIRSDKVTAEVLDAAKNLKIVVRAGAGYDNIDLAAATAHNVVAENTPGQNSNAVAELVFGLLVFAVRNFYNGKAGSELKGKKLGILAFGNVGRNVARIAKGFGMEVSAYDAFCPADVIEAAGVHAVKSQDELFQTCDIVSLHIPATPETIKSIDYKAVNQLPKGGILINTARKEVINEDELIKLMAEREDLKFITDIKPDADAEFAKFEGRYFSTPKKMGAQTAEANINAGIAAAKQINAFFKDGCTKFQVNK from the coding sequence ATGAAAGTATTAGTTGCAACAGAAAAACCTTTTGCAGCAGCTGCTGTTGAAGGTATCAAGAAAGAAATTGAAGGTGCAGGCAATGAACTTGTCCTGCTTGAGAAATATACAGAAAAGACTCAGCTATTGGATGCAGTGAAAGATGTGGATGCAATGATCATTCGCTCTGACAAAGTTACTGCTGAAGTTTTGGATGCTGCCAAGAATCTGAAGATTGTGGTACGTGCTGGTGCAGGTTATGACAATATTGACCTTGCTGCTGCTACGGCTCACAATGTAGTAGCTGAGAATACTCCTGGTCAGAATTCTAATGCAGTTGCCGAATTGGTTTTCGGTTTACTGGTATTTGCTGTTCGTAATTTCTATAACGGCAAGGCTGGTTCTGAGTTGAAGGGTAAGAAATTAGGTATCCTTGCTTTCGGTAATGTGGGTAGAAATGTTGCTCGCATCGCTAAGGGCTTCGGTATGGAAGTATCTGCTTATGATGCTTTCTGCCCTGCTGATGTTATTGAGGCTGCCGGTGTTCATGCTGTCAAGAGTCAGGATGAACTGTTCCAGACTTGTGATATCGTTTCTCTTCATATTCCTGCTACTCCAGAGACTATCAAGAGCATCGATTATAAGGCTGTAAACCAGTTGCCTAAGGGTGGTATCTTGATTAATACTGCCCGCAAGGAAGTTATCAACGAGGATGAGTTGATTAAGCTGATGGCTGAGCGTGAGGACTTGAAGTTTATTACAGATATCAAGCCAGATGCAGATGCTGAGTTTGCTAAGTTTGAAGGTCGTTATTTCTCTACTCCTAAGAAGATGGGTGCACAGACAGCAGAGGCTAATATCAATGCTGGTATTGCTGCTGCTAAGCAGATTAATGCATTCTTCAAGGATGGCTGTACCAAATTCCAGGTAAACAAGTAA